From the genome of Chelonia mydas isolate rCheMyd1 chromosome 2, rCheMyd1.pri.v2, whole genome shotgun sequence, one region includes:
- the RPSA gene encoding 40S ribosomal protein SA isoform X2, whose amino-acid sequence MSGGLDVLQMKEEDVLKFLAAGTHLGGTNLDFQMEQYIYKRKSDGIYIINLKRTWEKLLLAARAIVAIENPADVSVISSRNTGQRAVLKFAAATGSTPIAGRFTPGTFTNQIQAAFREPRLLVVTDPRADHQPLTEASYVNIPTIALCNTDSPLRYVDIAIPCNNKGAHSVGLMWWMLAREVLRMRGTISREHPWEVMPDLYFYRDPEEIEKEEQAAAEKAVTKEEFQGEWTAPAPEFTAAAAAAAPAPQPEVADWSEGVQVPSVPIQPFPTEDWSAQPATEDWSAAPTAQATEWVGTATEWS is encoded by the exons ATGTCCGGAGGTCTCGATGTCCTGCAGATGAAGGAGGAGGATGTCCTCAAATTCCTTGCTGCAGGAACCCACTTGGGAGGCACCAATCTAGACTTTCAGATGGAACAGTATATCTACAAAAGGAAAAGTGATG GTATTTACATCATCAATCTGAAGAGGACTTGGGAGAAGCTCCTATTGGCAGCCCGTGCCATCGTTGCCATTGAAAACCCAGCTGATGTGAGCGTCATCTCTTCCAGGAATACTGGACAG CGTGCCGTTCTGAAGTTTGCTGCTGCCACTGGCTCTACACCAATTGCTGGACGTTTCACCCCTGGTACCTTCACAAATCAGATCCAGGCTGCCTTCCGTGAGCCACGCCTTTTGGTGGTTACAGATCCCCGGGCTGATCATCAGCCATTGACTGAGGCATCTTACGTTAACATCCCAACCATTGCTCTGTGCAACACAGACTCCCCGCTGCGCTATGTGGATATTGCTATCCCATGCAATAATAAG GGGGCCCATTCAGTGGGTCTGATGTGGTGGATGCTTGCCCGTGAGGTCCTGCGTATGCGTGGCACCATCTCCCGTGAACACCCGTGGGAGGTTATGCCTGACCTCTACTTCTACAGAGATCCTGAGGAG ATTGAAAAGGAGGAGCAGGCTGCAGCTGAGAAGGCAGTTACCAAGGAGGAGTTCCAGGGTGAATGGACAGCCCCAGCACCTGAATTCACcgctgctgcggctgctgctgctcctgctcctcagcCTGAGGTTGCAGATTGGTCTGAGGGGGTGCAGGTACCATCTGTGCCTATCCAACCATTCCCAACCG AGGATTGGAGTGCCCAGCCTGCCACTGAAGACTGGTCTGCAGCTCCCACAGCACAGGCCACTGAGTGGGTTGGGACTGCCACTGAATGGTCTTAA
- the RPSA gene encoding 40S ribosomal protein SA isoform X1, with translation MFFFIICVRCHQQKVPCRYFKRGTFTMSGGLDVLQMKEEDVLKFLAAGTHLGGTNLDFQMEQYIYKRKSDGIYIINLKRTWEKLLLAARAIVAIENPADVSVISSRNTGQRAVLKFAAATGSTPIAGRFTPGTFTNQIQAAFREPRLLVVTDPRADHQPLTEASYVNIPTIALCNTDSPLRYVDIAIPCNNKGAHSVGLMWWMLAREVLRMRGTISREHPWEVMPDLYFYRDPEEIEKEEQAAAEKAVTKEEFQGEWTAPAPEFTAAAAAAAPAPQPEVADWSEGVQVPSVPIQPFPTEDWSAQPATEDWSAAPTAQATEWVGTATEWS, from the exons GTTCCCTGCCGTTACTTTAAAAGGGGAACTTTCACAATGTCCGGAGGTCTCGATGTCCTGCAGATGAAGGAGGAGGATGTCCTCAAATTCCTTGCTGCAGGAACCCACTTGGGAGGCACCAATCTAGACTTTCAGATGGAACAGTATATCTACAAAAGGAAAAGTGATG GTATTTACATCATCAATCTGAAGAGGACTTGGGAGAAGCTCCTATTGGCAGCCCGTGCCATCGTTGCCATTGAAAACCCAGCTGATGTGAGCGTCATCTCTTCCAGGAATACTGGACAG CGTGCCGTTCTGAAGTTTGCTGCTGCCACTGGCTCTACACCAATTGCTGGACGTTTCACCCCTGGTACCTTCACAAATCAGATCCAGGCTGCCTTCCGTGAGCCACGCCTTTTGGTGGTTACAGATCCCCGGGCTGATCATCAGCCATTGACTGAGGCATCTTACGTTAACATCCCAACCATTGCTCTGTGCAACACAGACTCCCCGCTGCGCTATGTGGATATTGCTATCCCATGCAATAATAAG GGGGCCCATTCAGTGGGTCTGATGTGGTGGATGCTTGCCCGTGAGGTCCTGCGTATGCGTGGCACCATCTCCCGTGAACACCCGTGGGAGGTTATGCCTGACCTCTACTTCTACAGAGATCCTGAGGAG ATTGAAAAGGAGGAGCAGGCTGCAGCTGAGAAGGCAGTTACCAAGGAGGAGTTCCAGGGTGAATGGACAGCCCCAGCACCTGAATTCACcgctgctgcggctgctgctgctcctgctcctcagcCTGAGGTTGCAGATTGGTCTGAGGGGGTGCAGGTACCATCTGTGCCTATCCAACCATTCCCAACCG AGGATTGGAGTGCCCAGCCTGCCACTGAAGACTGGTCTGCAGCTCCCACAGCACAGGCCACTGAGTGGGTTGGGACTGCCACTGAATGGTCTTAA